The nucleotide sequence CACCCGCCGGCCGATCGACGGCATCTCCTTCTTCTCCTCCGGCAGCAGGGCGGGATCGACGTTGGTCCGGATCAGGAAGTCGGTTGCCAGGTACACGCCCGGCAGGTCGGCGCCGGGGGCGTCGAGGGTCGCATCCACGCCGGTTCCGATGCCGACGTACACGGCGTCATAGCCTCCGGCCAGCAGGTCGTCAACCGTCTTGTCCTTTCCAATCCGGACACCCGTGACGAACTCGACGCCTGCGTTGCGGTAGTCCTCCAGGCGGGCCATCACGATTTCCTTCGGGAGCTTGAAGTTCGGAATGCCGTAGATCAGCAAACCGCCCGCGTGGGGCAGGGCCTCGAAGATCGTGACGGCGTGGCCCTCGCGCCGCAGGAGCTCAGCGCACGCCAGACTGGAAGGGCCAGCGCCAATGCAGGCAACCTTCTTCCCCGTCGGCGCCCCCACCGGGACCTTGACCCCGCCGTTGGCCCGCTGGTAGGCGGTGACGAAGGCCTCCAGCGCGCCGGTCAAGACCGGCTCCTCACGCTTGCTGCGCACACACGAGCCCTGGCACAGGGCCTCGTGGGGGCAGACCAGGCCGCAGACTTCGGGTAGGGAGCTGGTGCTTCGATACACCTCCGCCGCCGCCAAGAACTCGCCTCGCTCGATCAGCCACATGGCCGATGGGATGTCATTATGGACCGGGCATGCCTGGTAGCACGGCGCCGGGTCCGGGCAATGGATGCAGCGTTCGGCTGCCTGGCGTGCCTGTTCTTCAGTCAGCGGAAGGTAGGTTGCCTGGAAATCGGCAACCCGCTCCTCGGGCGGCCTGGCAACCACATCCACCAGGGGGATGCGCATACGCGCCTTACGGTCAATAACAAGGTTCTCACCCAGAATTGCCTGCATAACCGCCCCTCCGCGGACTGCTTGTACAGATGATATGCATCGAAGTAGGACTGTATCAGTCCAAGATGTCACACGGCCGGCAGAAGGTCATCCTATCCCGCCAGAAACCCTTCTGCGGGGATCCCCCGCAGCGGTCCGCCCCCCGGAAGAGGGTTTGAGAGAGGCTGCCGGCACCCGCTGCAAGGCGCCATGGGCCGGCC is from Anaerolineales bacterium and encodes:
- a CDS encoding NAD(P)-dependent oxidoreductase, which codes for MQAILGENLVIDRKARMRIPLVDVVARPPEERVADFQATYLPLTEEQARQAAERCIHCPDPAPCYQACPVHNDIPSAMWLIERGEFLAAAEVYRSTSSLPEVCGLVCPHEALCQGSCVRSKREEPVLTGALEAFVTAYQRANGGVKVPVGAPTGKKVACIGAGPSSLACAELLRREGHAVTIFEALPHAGGLLIYGIPNFKLPKEIVMARLEDYRNAGVEFVTGVRIGKDKTVDDLLAGGYDAVYVGIGTGVDATLDAPGADLPGVYLATDFLIRTNVDPALLPEEKKEMPSIGRRVVVIGGGDTASDCLRTALRMGAEQVTCLYRRTEAEMPGGKKDRELAKEEGAKYRFLTQPVRFIAGPDGRLSAAECLQCELGEPDSSGRRRPIPIEGSNFTVSADTAILALGYWPDPAVGKTTP